DNA sequence from the Gordonia polyisoprenivorans genome:
GGCGTTGGCGATGTCACCGACGACGAAGACGTCGGGATTGCCACTGCGCAGCCCGGCGTCGACGAGGACACCACCACCGTCGATGTCGAGACCGGCGGACTCGGCAGGCCCGAGCGCCGGGACCGCGCCGGCGGCGACGAGTACCGCGTCGGCGTCGACGGTGGTGCCGTCGCCGAGCCGGATGCCGGTGGCGAAGCCCTCGGTTTCGAGGATCTCCTGCACCTGCACGCCGGTGCGCAGATCGATGCCGTGCTCGCGGTGCAGGTCGGCGAAGACCTGCGCGACCTCGCGGCCCATCACCGAGAGCAACGGTAGTTCGCCGACCTCGGCCACGGTGACCTCGGCGCCGCGTTGGCGCGCCGACGCCGCGACCTCCAGGCCGATCCATCCGCCACCGATGATCGCCAGCCGACGTCCGGGACCGATGTCGTCACCGAGCGCGGTCGCCTCGTCGAGGGTGCGCAGATGATGCACGTGTGCGGTGTCCTCGCCGGGAAGGTTCAGGTGTCGGGAGGACGAGCCCGTGGCCAGCACCAGCTTGTCGTACGCGACGGTCGAACCATCCGGTAGCACAACCTGTTTGGCGTCGATGTCGACCCGCTCGACGGTGGTACCGGGACGGAGGTCGATGTTGTTGTCGCGATACCAGTCCGCATCGTGGACGGTGAACTCGGCGGGCTGCTTCGTGCCCGCAAGAAACTCCTTGGACAGCGGCGGCCGCTCGTAGGGCAGATGGTCCTCCGCCCCGATCAGCACGACGTCGCCGTCGAAATCCTGTTCGCGCAGCGCCTCGGCGGTCTTGGCTCCCGCCAGGCCGCCGCCGACGATCACCACAGCCGTCATGGCGTTCCTACCTTCCTGGTGGGTACTCGTCCCACCGTACGCGCACCCATCCGGGGTCGGAGCGGCTCCGAATGGCCCGTGATAAGTCCACCCCCGACCTGTCCTGCCCGACCTGTCCCGCTTTGAGGAGGCCGAATGGATTCGTTGCGCGAGCATTCCCCATGCCGCGCGGCGGAAGTGATCCGCACGTGTGTCGACCGGATGCTGCTATCCACCATCGACGGCCATGCGACGATCCTCACCGGCGTCGATCCGGACGTCGGGCGTCTCACGGACGCCATTCGCGCCGCCGCGGTGGGCGGCAAACGGCTGCGCGGACAGTTCTGCGTCTGGGGCGCACGAGCTGCTGCCGAGGTGAGGAGTCCCGCCGGGGCCCCGAGTACACCCGGGGTGTGGGAGACGGCCACCGCCATCGAGATGTTCCACCTGGCCGCGCTCATCCACGACGACATCATGGACAGCAGCGACGCACGACGCGGGATGCCGACTGTTCACCGCGCCTTCACTGATCGGCATGTGGCCGAGCACCTGTCAGGAGACGCACGAGCGCACGGGTCGGCGATGGCGATCCTCGCCGGCGACCTGTGCCTGATGTGGTCGGACGAGTTGCTCGGCGATGCCGTCGCCGATCTCGATCGCCCCACGCGATCGGTCGTCCGGTCGATGTGGTCGACGATGCGCGACGAGGCCTTCGCCGGGCAGACCCTCGACATGCTCGGGCAGACGCGTGAAACGATCACCCGCCGGCGCGCCCGGACCATCCTGCAGTACAAGAGCGCCAAGTACACGATCTCCCATCCCCTGCGGCTCGGAGGCGCGCTGGCCGGGGCGCCCGCCGGCCTCCTCGCGCAGTACGACGAGATCGGCGTTCTCGCCGGCGAGGCGTTCCAACTGCGTGACGACGTCCTCGGAATGTTCGGCGACCCCGCCGAGACCGGTAAGCCGGTCATCGACGACCTCCGGGAGGGCAAACGGACGCTGCTTGTCGCCCTCGCCCAGGAGCGCGCCGACCCCGCGGGGAGGCGCCTGCTGACCAGGGCGTTGGGCAACCCGGAGGTCACCGTCGACGACCTTCTCGCGGTACGGGAGTTGATGGTGGCCACCGGCGCGCTCGCCGAGACCGAGGTCCGCGTCGACGATCTCACCGCGGCCGCGCAGCAGGTGATCGATCGCATCGAGGTCGACGACCTCGCACGCGAGGCACTGCGGGAACTGGTGCGGCAGTCGGTGAGGCGACGCTCATGACGGTGACACCGTCGGCGAAACCGGTCGTCGAACTGCGCATCTGGGGCGTGGATCGGGTGGGACCAGCACTCCTGCGGGTGGCGTCGGGCCGAAGGGC
Encoded proteins:
- a CDS encoding NAD(P)/FAD-dependent oxidoreductase, which produces MTAVVIVGGGLAGAKTAEALREQDFDGDVVLIGAEDHLPYERPPLSKEFLAGTKQPAEFTVHDADWYRDNNIDLRPGTTVERVDIDAKQVVLPDGSTVAYDKLVLATGSSSRHLNLPGEDTAHVHHLRTLDEATALGDDIGPGRRLAIIGGGWIGLEVAASARQRGAEVTVAEVGELPLLSVMGREVAQVFADLHREHGIDLRTGVQVQEILETEGFATGIRLGDGTTVDADAVLVAAGAVPALGPAESAGLDIDGGGVLVDAGLRSGNPDVFVVGDIANAEHPVLRRRVRTEHWANALNQPAVAVTNLLGGAAEYDNLPYFFTDQYDLGMEYAGLAGADDTVILRGDVAAREFVALWVSDDARVLAGMQVNIWDQLDDIKALITAGRPIDLDRAADADVPLTQLL
- a CDS encoding polyprenyl synthetase family protein; the protein is MDSLREHSPCRAAEVIRTCVDRMLLSTIDGHATILTGVDPDVGRLTDAIRAAAVGGKRLRGQFCVWGARAAAEVRSPAGAPSTPGVWETATAIEMFHLAALIHDDIMDSSDARRGMPTVHRAFTDRHVAEHLSGDARAHGSAMAILAGDLCLMWSDELLGDAVADLDRPTRSVVRSMWSTMRDEAFAGQTLDMLGQTRETITRRRARTILQYKSAKYTISHPLRLGGALAGAPAGLLAQYDEIGVLAGEAFQLRDDVLGMFGDPAETGKPVIDDLREGKRTLLVALAQERADPAGRRLLTRALGNPEVTVDDLLAVRELMVATGALAETEVRVDDLTAAAQQVIDRIEVDDLAREALRELVRQSVRRRS